One segment of Methylocella silvestris BL2 DNA contains the following:
- a CDS encoding nitrogen fixation protein NifZ — MSASSPGKFEWGQRVRATADLFNDGSYPEQPENALLVRAGDAGEIVQVGSHVETETPVYLVEFGEHRVVGCLEDEITPL; from the coding sequence ATGAGCGCTTCTTCGCCCGGAAAATTCGAGTGGGGACAAAGGGTCCGCGCCACAGCCGATCTGTTCAACGACGGCTCCTATCCCGAGCAGCCGGAGAACGCTCTGCTGGTCCGGGCCGGCGACGCCGGAGAAATCGTCCAGGTCGGCTCGCATGTCGAAACCGAGACCCCCGTCTATCTCGTCGAATTCGGCGAGCATCGGGTCGTCGGCTGTCTCGAAGACGAGATCACGCCGCTCTAG
- the nifA gene encoding nif-specific transcriptional activator NifA, translating to MIHAQTPTAPQPIGRAADPGETTLVGIYEISKLLASVNRLEVSLAGVLTLLSSFLEMRHGLIALLDKNGKPEIVVGSGWSEQNAKLYFDRLPERAIGQIVTTKMPLVVENVYASPLFEGSDLTGWGRADGEPFALIGVPIKDGDEVIGALTVDRNNTNRTSVRFDHDVRFLTMIANLVGQTLRLQKLVARDRERLMQENARLEKSARPRSPETRFSGIEGIVGDSPAVRAVVKKIRIVAKSRSTVLLRGESGTGKELFAAAIHNLSPRSGKPFIKLNCAALPESVLESELFGHERGAFTGALATRKGRFELADGGTLFLDEIGDISPAFQVKLLRVLQEGEFERVGGARPLKVDVRLVCATNKNLEDAVKRGEFRADLYYRITVVPIFLPPLREREGDILPLANEFLHRFNSEQKTDLVLTASAIAVLKECKFPGNIRELENCVRRTATMAPGDEIEQNDFACHNDGCLSAILWKGSDAPQVSHRHVEAPVGPARLPPVETARDIRPPDDAAAPPHLADGALPPAGEGAFRSDRERIVDAMERAGWVKAKAARVLGITPRQIGYALRKHNIRVKKF from the coding sequence ATGATTCATGCACAGACACCTACGGCGCCACAGCCGATCGGCCGCGCCGCCGATCCGGGGGAAACGACTCTCGTCGGCATTTACGAAATTTCGAAGCTTCTTGCGTCGGTAAACAGGCTTGAGGTGTCCCTGGCCGGCGTGTTGACGTTGCTTTCCAGCTTTCTCGAGATGCGGCATGGGCTGATTGCCCTCCTGGATAAAAACGGCAAGCCGGAAATCGTCGTCGGCTCCGGTTGGTCGGAACAGAATGCGAAGCTTTATTTCGACCGCCTGCCGGAACGGGCGATCGGCCAGATCGTCACCACCAAAATGCCGCTGGTCGTTGAAAATGTTTACGCTTCGCCCCTGTTCGAAGGGTCGGACCTCACCGGCTGGGGACGGGCGGATGGCGAGCCCTTCGCTCTGATCGGCGTTCCAATCAAGGATGGCGATGAAGTTATAGGCGCCTTGACTGTCGATCGTAACAATACAAACCGCACCAGCGTCAGATTCGATCATGATGTGCGTTTTTTGACCATGATCGCCAATCTGGTCGGCCAGACCCTCCGCCTGCAAAAGCTCGTCGCGCGCGATCGCGAGCGGCTGATGCAGGAAAATGCGCGGCTCGAAAAAAGCGCCCGTCCTCGCTCGCCCGAGACGCGATTCAGCGGCATCGAGGGCATCGTCGGCGACAGCCCGGCCGTGCGCGCCGTCGTCAAGAAGATCCGGATCGTCGCAAAGAGCCGTTCGACCGTGCTGCTGCGCGGCGAATCCGGCACCGGCAAGGAGCTTTTTGCGGCCGCGATCCATAATCTGTCGCCGCGCAGCGGCAAGCCTTTCATCAAGCTCAATTGCGCGGCTCTGCCGGAGAGCGTGCTGGAGTCGGAGCTGTTCGGTCACGAACGCGGCGCGTTCACGGGGGCCCTCGCGACGCGCAAGGGCCGGTTCGAACTGGCTGACGGCGGCACGCTGTTCCTCGACGAGATCGGCGATATTTCACCCGCGTTCCAGGTCAAATTGCTGCGCGTGCTGCAGGAGGGCGAATTCGAACGGGTCGGCGGCGCGCGTCCGCTGAAGGTCGATGTGCGGCTGGTTTGCGCCACCAACAAAAACCTCGAGGACGCCGTCAAGCGCGGCGAATTCCGCGCCGACCTTTATTATCGCATCACGGTGGTTCCGATCTTTCTGCCGCCGCTGCGCGAGCGCGAAGGCGACATTCTGCCGCTCGCCAATGAGTTTCTGCACCGCTTCAACAGCGAGCAGAAAACCGACCTTGTGTTGACGGCCTCTGCGATCGCCGTGCTGAAGGAATGCAAATTCCCCGGCAATATTCGCGAACTCGAAAATTGCGTGCGCCGGACGGCGACGATGGCGCCGGGCGACGAGATCGAGCAAAACGATTTCGCCTGCCACAATGATGGTTGCCTGTCAGCGATCTTGTGGAAAGGGTCCGACGCGCCGCAAGTCAGCCACAGGCACGTCGAGGCTCCTGTAGGCCCGGCGCGACTGCCGCCGGTCGAGACGGCGCGCGACATCCGCCCGCCCGACGACGCCGCAGCGCCTCCCCATTTGGCCGATGGCGCCTTGCCGCCGGCGGGAGAGGGGGCGTTCCGGTCGGACCGCGAGCGGATCGTCGACGCTATGGAGCGCGCCGGCTGGGTCAAGGCCAAAGCCGCGCGCGTGCTGGGTATTACGCCAAGGCAGATCGGCTATGCGCTGAGAAAGCACAATATACGCGTGAAGAAATTCTAA
- a CDS encoding 2Fe-2S iron-sulfur cluster-binding protein, whose protein sequence is MPLLTIQPSGKTIEAAEGTSLLDALLAAGEKIVSKCGGNAKCGQCHVFVQEGRKTISKMTRVENEMLDTIIGVGSKSRLACQAMFGTEPVTVEVLSFV, encoded by the coding sequence ATGCCGCTTTTAACCATTCAGCCATCCGGAAAAACAATCGAAGCCGCCGAAGGCACCTCGCTGCTCGACGCCCTGCTCGCCGCCGGCGAAAAGATCGTCTCGAAATGCGGCGGCAACGCCAAATGCGGCCAATGCCACGTCTTCGTTCAGGAAGGTCGCAAGACCATCTCGAAGATGACCCGCGTCGAGAATGAAATGCTCGACACCATCATCGGCGTTGGTTCGAAGTCGCGCCTCGCCTGCCAGGCGATGTTCGGGACCGAGCCGGTCACCGTCGAAGTGCTGAGCTTCGTCTGA
- a CDS encoding SIR2 family NAD-dependent protein deacylase, which yields MIDQILAAMDRGDVVPYLGPGALALAGEAAPPHSPETLVTQLTAAATVPHKIRNNLTAAAQFIENFKHRKTVAQTMTKAFTNATPPTALHTWLASRAKLPVLVNAWYDDLLQKAFAGRADWGMAQGVSQAEHFGEWVHYFRADGSQVPGVSRIQDGSGAKAPADAPDETLKWTTLIYQPIGSVSPAANYIISDSDYVEVLTEIDIQTPIPEAVQSIRRGKSFLFVGCRFSSQIERSFARQIMKRSSDRHWAVMAGPLTRNEERFLREQNIEWIDQPLDVFVAKLTDSAASRPEMASIA from the coding sequence ATGATTGACCAGATTCTCGCGGCGATGGATCGCGGAGACGTTGTTCCCTATCTCGGGCCGGGGGCCCTTGCCCTCGCCGGCGAGGCCGCCCCGCCGCATTCGCCCGAAACGCTGGTGACCCAATTGACCGCGGCGGCGACGGTGCCGCACAAGATTCGCAACAATCTGACGGCGGCTGCGCAGTTCATCGAAAATTTCAAGCACCGCAAGACGGTCGCTCAGACGATGACGAAAGCGTTCACCAATGCGACGCCACCGACCGCGCTGCATACGTGGCTCGCCAGCCGCGCGAAACTGCCGGTCCTCGTCAACGCCTGGTACGACGATCTGCTGCAAAAGGCGTTCGCCGGCCGCGCCGACTGGGGCATGGCGCAAGGCGTCAGCCAGGCGGAGCATTTTGGCGAATGGGTGCATTATTTCCGCGCCGACGGCTCACAGGTGCCGGGCGTCTCACGCATCCAGGACGGTTCGGGCGCAAAAGCGCCGGCCGATGCGCCGGACGAAACGCTGAAATGGACGACGCTGATCTATCAGCCGATCGGCTCGGTTTCTCCAGCGGCCAACTACATCATCTCGGATTCGGACTATGTCGAGGTTCTGACGGAAATCGACATTCAGACGCCCATTCCCGAGGCGGTGCAGTCGATCCGGCGCGGCAAGAGCTTCCTCTTCGTCGGCTGCCGCTTCTCAAGCCAGATCGAACGCAGTTTCGCGCGGCAGATCATGAAACGCTCGTCCGACCGCCACTGGGCTGTGATGGCGGGGCCGCTCACGCGCAATGAGGAACGCTTCCTGCGCGAGCAGAACATCGAATGGATCGACCAGCCGCTTGACGTTTTTGTCGCGAAACTGACCGACAGCGCCGCGAGCCGCCCGGAAATGGCCTCGATCGCCTGA
- the irr gene encoding Fur family transcriptional regulator Irr, producing MTSQATPQPYGGPDFAPKGRDFQAAMRAKLRTAGLRPTRQRLTLVALLFANGDCHVTAETLHARSKQARPPISLATVYNALNQFTEAGLLREIAVQGSRTWYDTNTGPHYHFLLENEEDLLDIPPEAVGVLGLPQPPEGMEIISADLIIRVRKIDPRR from the coding sequence ATGACATCGCAAGCCACGCCCCAGCCATATGGAGGACCGGACTTCGCTCCGAAGGGACGCGATTTCCAGGCGGCCATGCGCGCCAAGCTGCGGACGGCCGGACTGCGGCCGACCCGCCAACGCCTGACGCTGGTCGCGCTTTTATTCGCGAACGGCGATTGTCACGTGACCGCCGAGACGCTGCACGCCAGGTCGAAGCAGGCGCGCCCGCCGATTTCGCTTGCCACCGTCTATAATGCGCTGAACCAGTTCACCGAAGCCGGGCTGCTGCGCGAGATCGCCGTCCAGGGCTCGCGAACCTGGTACGACACCAATACGGGGCCGCATTATCATTTCCTGCTCGAGAACGAAGAGGATCTCCTCGATATTCCTCCGGAAGCTGTCGGCGTGCTTGGCCTGCCGCAGCCGCCTGAAGGCATGGAGATCATCAGCGCCGACCTCATCATCCGGGTTCGCAAGATCGATCCGCGCCGCTGA
- a CDS encoding nitrogen fixation protein NifZ: MTNISRDSEVVELNQPPLYNYGQKVRAKKTVRNDGTFMGKEIGEVLCKKGDEGYVVSIGTFLQQFYIYGVEFVATGYRVGMKRKELDPVETITTTASGASS; encoded by the coding sequence ATGACAAACATCAGTCGCGATAGCGAAGTCGTCGAGCTCAATCAGCCGCCGCTCTATAATTACGGCCAGAAGGTGCGGGCGAAGAAAACCGTCCGCAACGACGGCACCTTCATGGGCAAGGAGATCGGCGAGGTGCTCTGCAAGAAGGGCGACGAAGGTTATGTCGTCAGCATCGGCACCTTTTTGCAGCAATTCTACATCTATGGCGTCGAATTCGTCGCTACAGGCTACCGTGTCGGGATGAAGCGCAAGGAGCTCGATCCCGTCGAAACCATCACCACAACAGCTAGCGGGGCTTCATCATGA
- the nifT gene encoding putative nitrogen fixation protein NifT, translating to MKIMIRRSSEGILSAYVPKKDLEEPIVEMEKPDMWGGTITLQNGWLLALPEMGPETTLPITVEARRLSGD from the coding sequence GTGAAAATCATGATCCGCAGAAGCTCGGAAGGCATCCTCTCCGCCTATGTGCCGAAGAAGGACCTCGAAGAGCCCATCGTCGAGATGGAAAAGCCGGACATGTGGGGCGGCACGATCACGCTGCAAAACGGCTGGCTGTTGGCGTTGCCGGAAATGGGTCCCGAAACGACGCTTCCCATCACGGTGGAAGCGCGGCGATTGAGCGGCGATTAA
- a CDS encoding HesB/IscA family protein translates to MNITLTPAAHKFVRRLVMFDGGPGSGLRLQVTPGGCSGLSAEFSVQPAPAANEQVFTQDGVSLFLGAEARLLLDGVTINFVDTPAKTGFDFIDPKKASCGCSSTAPAALEEPALSSAK, encoded by the coding sequence ATGAACATCACCCTGACCCCCGCCGCTCATAAATTCGTTCGCCGCCTCGTCATGTTCGACGGGGGTCCCGGCAGCGGTCTCCGGCTGCAGGTGACGCCGGGCGGGTGCTCCGGCCTCAGCGCCGAGTTCAGCGTGCAGCCGGCGCCGGCCGCCAACGAGCAGGTCTTCACGCAGGACGGCGTCAGCCTGTTTCTTGGCGCCGAAGCCCGGCTTCTTCTCGACGGCGTGACGATCAATTTCGTCGATACGCCGGCAAAGACCGGCTTCGACTTCATCGATCCGAAAAAGGCGTCATGCGGCTGCAGCAGCACCGCGCCGGCGGCTTTGGAAGAGCCGGCTCTCTCGTCGGCGAAATAG
- a CDS encoding DUF6129 family protein, producing MTLDEQSLGAISAFLATAELDPAALAELRRRFPGLPLSRCDASDVADETPYRSFERCNLYLLDGRDHCVKLTTDPSCATGVVLASKGAR from the coding sequence ATGACGCTTGACGAACAAAGTCTTGGCGCGATCAGCGCTTTTCTGGCGACGGCGGAGCTTGATCCGGCGGCGCTCGCCGAATTGCGCCGCCGTTTTCCCGGCCTCCCGCTCAGCCGTTGCGACGCCTCGGACGTCGCCGACGAGACGCCCTACCGATCGTTCGAGCGCTGCAATCTCTATCTGCTCGACGGCCGCGATCATTGCGTCAAGCTGACAACCGATCCGAGCTGCGCCACCGGAGTCGTGCTGGCGTCGAAAGGAGCGAGGTGA
- a CDS encoding group II truncated hemoglobin — protein MVDQELQTAVRDFDLIGGAAAVDHLVESFYRNMDERPEAQAIRAIHAEDLGSTKAILKLYLGEWLGGPALYSQKRGHPRLRMRHVRFSIGPRERDAWLACMNAALDEVVAEVKLRDRLKSAFLKLADWLRNDPENAHDKHH, from the coding sequence ATGGTTGACCAAGAGTTGCAAACCGCAGTCCGGGACTTCGATCTCATCGGAGGCGCCGCCGCTGTCGACCATCTGGTCGAATCTTTCTACCGCAACATGGACGAGCGGCCCGAGGCGCAGGCCATTCGCGCCATACATGCAGAAGACCTCGGATCGACGAAAGCGATCCTGAAACTTTATCTCGGCGAGTGGCTTGGCGGACCGGCATTATATTCGCAAAAGCGGGGACATCCGCGTCTGCGCATGAGGCATGTCCGTTTCTCCATCGGTCCCCGCGAGCGCGACGCCTGGCTCGCCTGCATGAACGCGGCGCTGGATGAGGTCGTTGCGGAGGTAAAACTCCGCGACCGGCTGAAGAGCGCCTTCCTTAAACTGGCCGACTGGCTTCGCAACGATCCGGAAAACGCACATGACAAGCATCACTGA
- a CDS encoding 4Fe4S-binding leucine-rich repeat protein, whose translation MKTDIDEALDWRGEAVICANCAHIELLNSRCQPLKACVHDRYARRIDRFFDWNPSLANSYLEHPYFEVRACGAKAADVFHLPPLLDDPEEAVRWSAARRLPNRYLLRLRNDPHREVRIRVAQRLEGADLMAMIADPDYYVRQTVARKIPADLLVLMIGDADVEVRRVVAVRIGLEHLSRLAADPEAGVRLEAARRLEPANLAKLTGDPDWRVRYEIVLRADIEVVRGLAEDEDPLVRAAAQDRISAGRRDGDPHAGDGVFPVLAPLGSASPEALERPTAEDLR comes from the coding sequence ATGAAGACTGACATCGACGAAGCCCTTGACTGGCGCGGCGAGGCGGTCATTTGCGCCAATTGCGCCCATATCGAATTGTTGAATTCCCGCTGCCAGCCGCTGAAGGCCTGCGTGCACGACCGCTATGCGCGGCGCATCGACCGCTTCTTCGACTGGAATCCCAGCCTCGCCAACAGCTATCTTGAGCATCCTTATTTCGAGGTGCGCGCCTGCGGCGCCAAAGCGGCTGACGTGTTCCATCTGCCGCCCCTGCTCGACGATCCCGAGGAAGCCGTCCGCTGGAGCGCCGCGCGCCGCCTGCCGAACCGTTATCTTCTGCGGCTGCGCAACGATCCGCACCGCGAAGTGCGCATCCGCGTCGCGCAGCGCCTCGAAGGCGCCGACCTGATGGCCATGATCGCCGACCCGGACTATTACGTGCGCCAGACGGTCGCGCGAAAAATCCCGGCCGACCTCCTCGTCTTGATGATCGGCGACGCCGATGTCGAAGTCCGGCGCGTCGTCGCTGTGCGCATCGGCCTCGAGCATCTTTCGCGCCTTGCCGCCGACCCCGAGGCCGGCGTTCGGCTCGAGGCGGCGCGACGGCTCGAGCCCGCCAATCTCGCAAAACTGACCGGCGATCCCGACTGGCGGGTCCGCTACGAAATCGTGCTGCGCGCGGACATAGAGGTCGTGCGCGGGCTCGCCGAGGATGAAGATCCGCTGGTGCGCGCCGCCGCGCAGGACCGCATTTCGGCCGGCCGGCGCGACGGCGATCCGCACGCCGGGGATGGCGTCTTTCCCGTTCTTGCGCCGCTCGGCAGCGCCTCGCCCGAGGCGCTGGAGCGCCCAACCGCTGAGGATTTGAGATGA
- the nifH gene encoding nitrogenase iron protein, translating into MSDLRQIAFYGKGGIGKSTTSQNTLAALAAMDQKILIVGCDPKADSTRLILHSKAQDTILSLAAEAGSVEDLELEDVMKVGFRDIRCVESGGPEPGVGCAGRGVITSINFLEENGAYEGVDYVSYDVLGDVVCGGFAMPIRENKAQEIYIVMSGEMMAMYAANNISKGILKYANSGGVRLGGLVCNERQTDKEYELAEALAEKLGTKLIYFVPRDNIVQHAELRRMTVIEYAPDCAQAEHYRTLATKIHANKGNGVIPTPITMDELEDLLMAHGIMKAVDESQVGKTAAELTA; encoded by the coding sequence ATGTCAGATCTGCGGCAAATCGCATTCTACGGCAAGGGAGGCATCGGCAAGTCGACGACCTCCCAGAACACCCTCGCGGCTCTCGCCGCCATGGACCAGAAAATTCTCATCGTCGGCTGCGACCCCAAGGCCGATTCGACCCGCCTCATCCTCCACTCCAAGGCGCAGGACACCATCCTGAGCCTCGCGGCTGAAGCTGGCAGCGTCGAGGACCTCGAGCTCGAAGACGTCATGAAAGTCGGCTTCCGCGACATCCGTTGCGTCGAGTCGGGCGGCCCGGAGCCGGGAGTCGGCTGCGCCGGCCGCGGCGTCATCACCTCGATCAACTTCCTCGAGGAAAACGGCGCGTACGAAGGCGTCGACTATGTCTCCTATGACGTTCTCGGCGACGTGGTCTGCGGCGGCTTCGCGATGCCGATCCGTGAGAACAAGGCGCAGGAAATCTACATCGTCATGTCCGGCGAGATGATGGCGATGTATGCCGCCAACAACATCTCCAAGGGCATTCTGAAATACGCCAATTCCGGCGGCGTGCGCCTCGGCGGTCTCGTCTGCAACGAGCGCCAGACGGACAAGGAATATGAGCTGGCGGAAGCGCTGGCCGAAAAGCTCGGCACCAAGCTGATCTATTTTGTCCCGCGCGACAATATTGTCCAGCACGCCGAACTGCGCCGCATGACAGTCATCGAATACGCGCCCGATTGCGCGCAGGCCGAGCATTACCGCACGCTGGCGACGAAGATCCACGCGAACAAGGGCAATGGCGTTATCCCGACCCCGATCACGATGGACGAACTCGAAGACCTGCTGATGGCTCACGGCATCATGAAGGCCGTCGACGAATCCCAGGTCGGCAAGACCGCCGCCGAACTGACGGCCTAA
- a CDS encoding 4Fe-4S dicluster domain-containing protein encodes MTYKIVASQCTSCSACEAECPNVAISEKGGTFVINPKKCTECIGYFDIPQCVAVCPVDNTCVIDNSLPRYQGNAA; translated from the coding sequence ATGACCTACAAGATCGTCGCCTCGCAATGCACGTCATGTTCGGCGTGTGAGGCTGAATGCCCCAATGTCGCGATCAGCGAGAAAGGCGGCACCTTCGTCATCAACCCGAAGAAATGCACCGAGTGCATCGGCTATTTCGATATCCCGCAATGCGTCGCCGTCTGCCCGGTGGACAACACCTGCGTCATCGACAACTCGCTGCCGCGCTACCAAGGGAATGCGGCATGA
- the nifB gene encoding nitrogenase cofactor biosynthesis protein NifB: MEEAYQNIEHDAGDPEALDDLMQKIADHKGCGTSGGSGKSSCGTGAGANDLAPEIWEKVKNHPCYSEEAHHHYARMHVAVAPACNIQCNYCNRKYDCANESRPGVVSEKLTPEQAAKKVLAVASTIPQMTVLGIAGPGDPLANPEKTFKTFELISRTAPDIKLCLSTNGLALPDHVDTIAKFNVDHVTITINMTDPEIGAKIYPWIFWKHKRITGYEAAKILTDRQLQGLEMLTERGILCKINSVMIPGVNDKHLVEVNRAVKSRGAFLHNIMPLISAPEHGTVFGLTGQRGPSAQELKALQDSCEGEMNMMRHCRQCRADAVGLLGEDRSAEFTTDKIMEMEVNYDLESRKAYQSKVEEERIAKVEAKNAELETLAGASSDIQILIAVATKGSGRVNEHFGHAKEFQVYELSTKGAKFVGHRRVDLYCQGGYGEEDALETVIRAINDCAAVFVAKIGGCPKDSLRAAGIDPVDQYAFEFIEQSAIAYFKDYLAKVNSGEIAHVIRGDADIRQGAYVPV, encoded by the coding sequence ATGGAAGAAGCCTATCAAAACATTGAACATGACGCCGGCGACCCCGAGGCGCTCGACGATCTGATGCAGAAGATCGCCGACCACAAGGGATGTGGAACGTCCGGCGGCAGCGGCAAATCGAGCTGCGGCACAGGAGCCGGGGCCAATGACCTCGCCCCCGAAATCTGGGAAAAAGTCAAAAACCATCCCTGCTACAGCGAAGAAGCCCACCATCACTACGCGCGCATGCATGTCGCCGTCGCGCCGGCCTGTAATATTCAATGCAACTATTGCAACCGCAAATATGATTGCGCCAATGAATCGCGCCCCGGCGTCGTCAGCGAGAAGCTGACGCCGGAACAGGCGGCCAAGAAAGTGCTGGCCGTCGCCTCGACGATCCCGCAGATGACGGTGCTCGGCATCGCCGGCCCCGGCGATCCGCTCGCCAATCCGGAAAAGACGTTCAAGACCTTCGAACTGATTTCCCGGACCGCGCCCGACATCAAGCTCTGCCTGTCGACCAACGGCCTCGCCCTGCCCGATCACGTCGACACCATCGCCAAATTCAACGTCGATCATGTGACCATCACGATCAACATGACCGACCCGGAAATCGGCGCCAAGATCTACCCGTGGATCTTCTGGAAACACAAGCGCATCACCGGCTATGAGGCGGCCAAGATCCTGACCGATCGCCAGCTGCAGGGCCTCGAAATGCTGACGGAGCGGGGCATCCTCTGCAAGATCAACTCGGTGATGATCCCCGGCGTGAACGACAAGCATCTCGTCGAAGTCAACCGGGCGGTCAAATCCCGCGGCGCATTCCTGCACAACATCATGCCGCTGATCTCCGCCCCGGAGCACGGCACGGTATTCGGCCTCACCGGCCAGCGCGGCCCCTCGGCGCAGGAGCTGAAGGCGCTGCAGGACAGCTGCGAAGGCGAAATGAACATGATGCGGCATTGCCGCCAGTGCCGCGCCGACGCCGTCGGACTGCTTGGCGAAGATCGCAGCGCCGAGTTCACCACCGACAAGATCATGGAGATGGAGGTCAACTACGACCTTGAATCGCGCAAGGCCTATCAGAGCAAGGTCGAGGAAGAGCGCATCGCCAAGGTCGAAGCCAAGAACGCCGAGCTCGAAACTCTGGCTGGCGCTTCCAGCGACATCCAGATCCTGATCGCCGTCGCGACCAAGGGCAGCGGCCGCGTCAACGAGCACTTTGGCCACGCCAAAGAGTTCCAGGTCTACGAACTCAGCACCAAGGGCGCGAAATTCGTCGGCCACCGCCGCGTCGATCTCTATTGCCAGGGCGGTTACGGCGAGGAAGACGCGCTCGAGACGGTCATTCGCGCCATCAATGATTGCGCGGCTGTCTTCGTCGCCAAGATCGGCGGCTGCCCGAAAGATTCGCTGCGTGCGGCCGGCATCGATCCGGTCGATCAATACGCCTTCGAATTCATCGAGCAATCGGCGATCGCCTACTTCAAGGATTACCTCGCCAAGGTGAACAGCGGCGAGATCGCGCATGTCATCCGCGGCGACGCCGACATCCGCCAAGGCGCTTACGTGCCGGTCTGA
- a CDS encoding DegT/DnrJ/EryC1/StrS family aminotransferase — protein sequence MDTTWLTLSDPDMSEIEAAAARDVLVSARMSSGPVTEGFEEAFAQYLGRKHAIAVSSGIIGLYLTLQAYGVGPGDEIVAPSHSFRETVHAIALTGARPVFADVDYWTGALAPDKAAACLTERTRMIVAGNPAGHPAPWAPLRELATGAGVALIEDSTEAIGSVYKGARVGSFGDCSIFDFSQPGALICGEGGMIVTDDDDRALAIRRLRSRKLEERTSVVIGAVAPLQASLSDLASAVGLAQLRRLDVLLARRKTIEAYYGDYFRSFEGIKDPYIAPDVDEVHWFLFVVHLGTRFSRSSRDSIIDDLKTEKIESAAYSQPLHLQRRYFDMGYRRGDFFVTEKVADRAVALPFHAHLTEEQIAFIVGTMKDASINNGAGAAIY from the coding sequence ATGGATACGACCTGGCTGACCCTGTCCGACCCCGACATGTCGGAGATCGAAGCCGCGGCCGCACGTGACGTGCTGGTCTCGGCCAGGATGTCGTCTGGGCCGGTCACCGAGGGATTCGAGGAGGCGTTTGCGCAATATCTCGGGCGCAAGCACGCCATCGCCGTGTCGAGCGGCATCATCGGTCTTTATCTCACCCTGCAAGCCTATGGCGTCGGCCCCGGCGATGAAATCGTCGCGCCCTCGCATTCCTTCCGCGAAACCGTCCACGCCATCGCGCTGACCGGCGCGCGGCCGGTGTTCGCCGATGTCGATTACTGGACCGGAGCCTTGGCGCCCGACAAGGCCGCGGCCTGTCTCACCGAGCGCACGCGCATGATTGTCGCCGGCAATCCCGCCGGCCACCCGGCGCCCTGGGCGCCGCTGCGCGAACTCGCCACAGGCGCGGGCGTCGCCTTGATCGAGGATTCCACCGAGGCGATCGGCTCGGTCTACAAAGGCGCGCGGGTCGGCTCCTTCGGGGATTGTTCGATCTTCGATTTCTCACAGCCTGGCGCGCTGATCTGCGGCGAAGGCGGCATGATCGTCACCGACGATGACGACCGCGCCCTGGCGATTCGCCGGCTGCGTTCGCGCAAGCTCGAAGAGCGGACTTCGGTCGTGATCGGCGCCGTCGCGCCGCTACAGGCGTCCCTGAGCGACCTTGCGTCGGCGGTTGGCCTTGCGCAATTGCGCCGCCTCGACGTTCTGCTGGCGCGGCGCAAGACCATCGAGGCCTATTATGGCGATTATTTCCGGTCGTTCGAAGGGATCAAGGATCCCTACATCGCGCCGGACGTGGACGAGGTTCACTGGTTCCTTTTCGTCGTCCATCTCGGCACCCGCTTTTCCCGGTCGAGCCGGGATTCGATCATCGACGATCTGAAGACCGAAAAGATTGAATCGGCCGCCTATTCTCAGCCGCTTCATCTCCAGCGCCGATATTTCGACATGGGATATCGCCGGGGCGATTTCTTCGTCACGGAGAAAGTGGCGGACCGGGCGGTGGCGCTGCCGTTCCACGCTCATCTCACAGAAGAGCAGATCGCGTTCATCGTCGGCACGATGAAGGACGCTTCCATCAACAACGGCGCCGGCGCCGCGATCTATTGA
- a CDS encoding response regulator translates to MQIGVETSRAVENKRIFVVDDDEIIRAALQFMLHDENETHEVGSVQRAFEKLPDGKPDLLLLASSIVRSEGVGVLSDIKQKIPGAKILVIVESAGDEFGKQCLAAGAHSLLAKPLKLETVRERVDVLLGRRAGFALPLSVLKTS, encoded by the coding sequence ATGCAGATCGGCGTAGAGACGTCGCGAGCGGTTGAAAACAAGCGCATTTTCGTCGTCGACGATGACGAAATCATCCGCGCCGCCCTGCAATTCATGCTCCATGACGAAAATGAGACGCATGAAGTCGGATCGGTGCAGCGGGCGTTCGAGAAATTGCCGGATGGGAAGCCGGATCTCCTCCTGCTCGCGTCGTCGATCGTGCGCAGCGAAGGCGTCGGCGTTTTGTCGGATATCAAGCAGAAGATCCCGGGAGCCAAGATCCTTGTGATCGTCGAGTCGGCCGGCGATGAATTTGGCAAGCAATGTCTTGCCGCCGGCGCGCATAGCCTGCTTGCGAAGCCGTTAAAGCTCGAGACGGTGCGCGAGAGGGTCGACGTGCTGCTTGGACGGCGCGCTGGCTTTGCTTTGCCGCTCAGCGTCCTGAAGACGTCCTGA